The nucleotide window ccagggtggggaaaggggcagggggccATGGTCACCCACCGGCGTCTGacaaagttggcgcctatgccctaggcaatttattccagtgcttaaccaccctgacagttaggaagtgtttcctaatgtccaacctaaatcgcccttgctgcaatttaaacccattgcttcttgtcctgtcctcagaggttaatgagaaaaaattttctccctcctccttgtaacaaccgtttatgtgcttgaaaactgtcatcgtgtcccctctcaggcttctcttcGCCAGACGAAAGTTTCCTGGTGAGTCTATTTTGTCACCTCAAGTTTTGGCCACCCAAAGTTTTGGCCTCTAAATGTTTGGAACTCTGGCTGACGACATATTTGCCATCTAACGCGCAAAGGGTCGGGGATCTGAAACTGTAGAAGTCAAGAGTTTATTAGCTATATTTTTAGAAGTGAAAAATGCTGATGACAAACCAAGGTTTTCACCACTAAAACTGAAAGTAAACCTTATTGCAGCTGCATGGAACTTTTGTCACAAGTGTATTTTAAATACAACTTTCCTGCCTTGTTCTAATTTATCCAGAGGTCACAACTGTGCACAAATGTAAAGACACTTCGACTATTCAAATATCAAGCATTCATCCAAACCTCTTACCATCTAGCTAGCTACAGTTTCACTACAGAGCCTATCATGGTAACATATCAGCATAGCTATCGAAGCCCGTCCAGCTAGCAATCCTTGTTTGCTCAGGAAAACGATTCCATGTTCATGATACAATCAACAGATGTTAAGCTCATGTTCAAACACCTCCTAATCCTTCCTGTTACATGAGGTCATGAAGCACTAAAACAGCATCTCTTAGTGTCTTAACGAATGATCGCAAATCCAATGTTGGGATGACCACAGTTATGCAGGCACGGTTTGGTAAATTACATTTTTCAATTCTGCAcctaaaaaaatatatagaacCATACTCAGTTCTCCATGTGAAATATGCAAAATGCATGTAAAAGGCTGATGGAGCTgcaagggcagagttaaggacaatattCCTGCTAGCACGATAGATCTCCAGTCTTAGTTTATAGCCACTAACGTTGGCGGCTACCTCCACCCCGCACTCTGACTCCCCGTTCCACAGGCCTTTGCGGGAAAGGAAGTTTTTCTGATGTCGTTCCTAACTCCACTGTGCAAGGGGACTGGGAACTCGAGATGCCACATAGAGAAATGCAGTCTTGGATTGTCTGGAgttgttatttatttttttaatgggcaTGACCCAGCTGAGACGGGCAGTTGAACAATCTGATTATCCTGCAGGGAGGGGTTGAAGGATCTTCATGGCATTATCACAGTAAGAGGTAGCTGCTTTTTGCTGCTGTGTTCTGCATAATTGTAATCTGCGTAATGATCTATGCTGGGTAAAAGAGTTTGGATGGTGTTGGTTGGCTTGGTAAACTGAGGCTATAGTGCTAGAAGAATCTGCATGGTCCTGATCACCCTGAGAAGCTGAGGCTGGCCATGGACACTAGCAGTGGTGGGATGCTATCCCCGGTGAGTGGAGGATTCATGCGGACGTCACAGGGTGGTGGAGGTGTTGCCAGAGGTGGAGGCAAAGGAGGACCCCCGTCCGTAGCGAGAGAGGAACTCTTTGTTGATAAGACCATGGTAGACCAAGATCTTAAGGAAGCTGTTTCGGAACTTCTGCCCGATGAAGGCATAGATGAGCGGGTTGATGCAGCTGTGCGTGAAGCCCAGAATCTGGGTGACAGACAGGGCCGCGTCGATCTGGTTCCTCCTGTGGCAGGTCTCAGCGATGGCACGGGTCCTCATCATGGTGTCTACCACCAGCGTGATGTTGTAGGGCAGCCAGCAGACCAAGAAGACCAGCACCACGGCCAAGATGACCTTCATGGCCTTCTGCTTCTGGCTGTTCTTGGTCTGGAAGAGGGTCTTCACTGTGACCCCATAGCAGAAGAGCATGATCAGCAAGGGGAGGATGAAACCAAAGGTCTGGGGCAGGATCCTCAGCACCACCCGCCACTTGGCCGTGTTCTCCTCCCCAATCCGCTCGTAGCAGACCATGCCGCTGTGTGGCGGCCAGAAGGCCTCACGGAAGAGGAGGATGGGCAGGGAGAGCGCGATGGAGAAAACCCAGATGCCCAAGCAGACAAATTTAACCCAGTGCCTCTTCTCAGTGGCTGCCCGAGTGGCGTAGACAATGGCAAGGAACCGGTCGATGCTAATGCAGGCCAGCAAGAGGATCCCGCTGTAGAAGTTGACCTCCTGCAGGACCGAGACGGCTTTGCACATGAAGGTGCCGAAGATCCACTCGTGGGCCCGGTAAATGGCCCAGAGAGGCAGGGTGAGGGCGAAGAGGAGGTCTGCGATGGCCAGGTTCAGCAGGTACACGTCGGTCACCGAGCGGTTCTGCCGGTTGTAGCTGATGACCAGCACCACCAGGGAGTTACccaccaggctgagcaggaagacCAGGCAGTAGACCACCGCCACCACGTACTTGTTAATGTTCAGGCTGTCGGGCTTGCACGGGGCGGCCGCGGCGCTGGGGTTGACGGTGTTGTAGTCGGTGTAATTGTAGCCTTTGAAGAGGTCAGACAAATCGCCGTCGAATGTCCAGTCACCCATACTGGAGGAATCGCTCTGGGCCTGTTCGGGTGataagggggtggagggggagagagaacacAACTCAGCAAGTCATCGAAAGCAGGATGTTCCCCGTGTCCTGACCCAGCAGCGAGGGGGCTGCATGAGAGAGCCGTGGTTagctcctggttctgccacagaccctTGTGCAAATCGTCTGGCTGGTAACTGGAGGTCGTGGGTCAGGAGCAGTGGAAGGTCCCTAAAGGTGGGAGAGGCCAATGGTGCCCGAACTGTGGCCCTGTACCCCTACCCCCGCCCCGTTCTGCCCCATCCACCAAGGTCCCACCCTGGCACCACTTCTCCCCCCAAGaccctcccccactcactcctctctgtcccctcccccctgtTGCTCGCCTTTACGGCCAGTAAAAAATGGGAGGGCATAGCACTCCCACTTTTTAAAGggggggccatggccccctgcccccgccctccCCTAATTCTGGTGCCCCCTGTCATGGGTTCACTTCCCtggggccgcccagaggattcaggggggctgaggtctttggcagcgggggtcctccgctgccgaattgccgccaaagacccggcactttggcggcgggtcccgggttggaaggaccccctgccaaaGGTTTTcaaggcacttcagcagcaggtcccggggtggaaggaccccccactgcaggTCTTCCAGGCCCTTCAGCAGCAAGTCCCGGCGTGGAAGGATCCCCCAttgtgggtctttggggcacttcggcggcacgtcctggggcggaaggaccccccgccaccgaattgccaccgaagacccagagtgggagaagctctgagggcccaggccctgcgagagttttccagggctcccggagctagtgaaggaccccgctccaggggccccaaaaaactctcatgggggcttggggtaaattgccccacttgccccccacctctgggcggccctgcacttCCCTGTCCCAGAGACGTGTTTGGGAAGTTCAGCCCATAAGCATCTGGAAAGCACCCAATGGGAGTTACACACCTAACTATCTCTGAGGAGCTGGGCCTAAGAAACAACAGCGACTGAGGCAGGATAAGCAGTTTCCAGGTGTACATGGTAGTCAAGGTGTGTGCACCGGGATGCTTTACACCATGAATGCCTCATTGCACCTTGACTACTGCGTGCCGTTCCGGTCGTCCCAGCTCAAAAAGGctatgttagaattggaaaagatgctGAGAatggcaacacaaatgattagggggatggaacagcttctgtgtgaggagagattaataagactgggactttccagcttggaaaagagacgactaggAGGAGATATGGTACAGTTCTGTGAAAccatgactgctgtggagaaaaagactagggaagtgttatttaccgcTTCACATAGCAAAAGAACCAGAGGACAGCCAATGAAactaacaggcagcaggtttaaaacaaacaaaggaagcatttcttcacacaaggcacagtcaacctgtggaactccttgccaggggatgttgtgaaggccaaaatgacaacagggttcagaaaagaacatcGTTCACAGagaataggtccaccaatggctaacAGCCCAGAGGGTCAGGGTGCAATCCTATATCGTGGTTGTCCCAaagcctctgactgtcagaagctgggagtgggcgacgggatggatcactcaatgattaacTGTCCTagtcattctctctgaagcacctggcactggccattgtcggaagataggatactggaccattggtctgacccagtatggccattcttatgttctaggtAAACCGATGGATGGATTCAAGTTTCTGgactttccaacccttataaagCCTTGTAGAGAATGTAATCAGGAACAGATCAATGGGGTTCTAAAGAAATTACTTTAAAACCTACACAATTGAATAGAGAACAAGATCCTTGtctctcatttattttttaaatcatcaggCTATAGAATTCTGGAGCAGATGTCTTGTTTTCACTATTCAATGCTACAGGATGGTTAAGACAGACCCTGTGCTTATGTTACATTGATTTCGATCGGCCACAGGGCTGCCTCAATGTTTGAATTCCCCAGAGACTTGTTAAAACAACCGAAGGGATTTGCTAAAGCAAATTGACATGGCTACCGGGGAGTTCTGCGGAATTCCACCAGCAGGGAATTTGTCCAGAACATTTTCCACGTTAAGGACGGTCTCTAACCATTGCAGAGATGCGCCAGCTGTAAACCACGGAGGGAAAGGATGGATGATCCAGCAATGAGTGCCACAGACTTTGgccgtgaccttgggcaagtcaggtTGCAGCTCAGTATCTGGCTGTATGGGGATCACCACACCTTCCGACCTCCCAGGGGAGCTGTGAGGAGAAAGCCATTAAAACTCAGGAAGTGCTCAGACACTGTGGTGATTGGGGAGGGCAGATAAGTACCTAAGACAGAGACCAAATAACTAGGATCTTGCTTGCTAGAAAAGGGAATCTTTAAAGAAAGCTCCTCAAAGCAAGCCGCGTTCTTGTTGCAGTTGTTCTTACACATACATAGAGATAAAGATAAACCCCCCAGAGTCCTTTCTTCCAGGCAGTGGGGCCAGTAAAAGAAGTCCCCTAAAACTTATAACCTGTTTTCCTCTTTAAGGAAAAGTTAGAACTGTTTGGGGTTTACCAGGTAAAATTTAAGCCCatgcaatgggtttaaattgcagcaagggaggtttaggttggacattaggaaaaacttcctaaatgtcaggatggttaagcactggaacaaattgcctagggaggttgtggaatctccatcactggagattgtcaagagcaggttagacaaatgcctctcagggatggtttagataatccttagtcctgccatgagtgcaggggacgggactagacgacctctcagGGTCTCTTCCGGTCCTACAACTCTATGTGGCTAAAAAGGGGAGGGGCCACAGAGTTCCAGCACTAGGCTGTGGGACATTCAGATGGGTGCacactagggtgatcagataacaagtgtgaaaaatcgggacggggtggggggtaataggaacccatataaaaaaagccccaaatatcaggaccttccctataaaatcaggacatctggtcaccctagtgcgcACTGATATTAGTGCTTTGAGTCTTCTTAGATAAAAGGGGCTGCTAGtgtgatgatttttaaaaatgatctcCTATAGACAGATATTGTTAAGCTAGCAGGAGTGCCAAAGGGCCTGGGGAGGAATGCcaagttgtgtttttttaaataatttttttgggCACCTATATGCAACCTTTTAACAAAGAAGTCCTTTCTCCCAAGTATGCACTGGACATTGGAGTTAAAGAGACCTTGACACAAAGAAATCTGCAAACAGGCTGAGTAGAAATCCTGCCCTGCTTGGTGGGCGCAGCTTTCGGTCTCTCATACCCTGTGATGTCATCATGTCACTAGTTCGCCCGACAGCCATAGACACCCAGGGGAGAAAAAACCCGAGTTTCTAACTTTAAAAAACACGCAAACTACCAACTTTTCCAACAAGCTTTTAGGCTTTCTTGATACATGATTAAAAACCCCCAAAAGAAGCACATCTCATTTCCCCCTCTTTCCTGGGTCTCTTTATGATTCTGGGGTACATAAGAcaacccccacctcacccccataTCAGTTCCATGCAGAAGAACATGATTTGGCAATTTTCCCTTCAGACCCTTTCTCCTGTCATGTGAAAACCCCTCCCTACCTATAAAAATCAATGAAATCCATTGCAAACCCTTTCTCTCCCATCAGTAAGTGGTAATATCACCTCACGCCCATCTGAGTGCCCCACATCCTGCGAGGTGCCCCTCTGTTCACTGCCGGAGGG belongs to Gopherus flavomarginatus isolate rGopFla2 chromosome 10, rGopFla2.mat.asm, whole genome shotgun sequence and includes:
- the LOC127030485 gene encoding C-X-C chemokine receptor type 2-like isoform X1 encodes the protein MDTQGAEPERLGSRRIAAAFHKSPAGPAALSPKEKLRPNAVEAQSDSSSMGDWTFDGDLSDLFKGYNYTDYNTVNPSAAAAPCKPDSLNINKYVVAVVYCLVFLLSLVGNSLVVLVISYNRQNRSVTDVYLLNLAIADLLFALTLPLWAIYRAHEWIFGTFMCKAVSVLQEVNFYSGILLLACISIDRFLAIVYATRAATEKRHWVKFVCLGIWVFSIALSLPILLFREAFWPPHSGMVCYERIGEENTAKWRVVLRILPQTFGFILPLLIMLFCYGVTVKTLFQTKNSQKQKAMKVILAVVLVFLVCWLPYNITLVVDTMMRTRAIAETCHRRNQIDAALSVTQILGFTHSCINPLIYAFIGQKFRNSFLKILVYHGLINKEFLSRYGRGSSFASTSGNTSTTL
- the LOC127030485 gene encoding C-X-C chemokine receptor type 2-like isoform X2, translating into MGDWTFDGDLSDLFKGYNYTDYNTVNPSAAAAPCKPDSLNINKYVVAVVYCLVFLLSLVGNSLVVLVISYNRQNRSVTDVYLLNLAIADLLFALTLPLWAIYRAHEWIFGTFMCKAVSVLQEVNFYSGILLLACISIDRFLAIVYATRAATEKRHWVKFVCLGIWVFSIALSLPILLFREAFWPPHSGMVCYERIGEENTAKWRVVLRILPQTFGFILPLLIMLFCYGVTVKTLFQTKNSQKQKAMKVILAVVLVFLVCWLPYNITLVVDTMMRTRAIAETCHRRNQIDAALSVTQILGFTHSCINPLIYAFIGQKFRNSFLKILVYHGLINKEFLSRYGRGSSFASTSGNTSTTL